AATTGAGCGTCGTCATCCACGCGAATTTTGAGATTCTGACAATTCCCTTCAATTTCAATTGTGACAGTCCGATCGTCGCTCTGGCTTGGACGCAAAAGGCTGTCTCTAATAATACGTCGATTCCTATCTACTTGCTGCCTATGGCTAGAGACACAACGCACTCTCACTAAGGAGTTGTCATTAGGGTTATCTAAAAGATAAGGCAAGATTTGGGAGTCCCGATTTCTAGGAGTTTCGGCGCTGGCTAAAGATGTTACCGATAGCAACAGGATTGTACTCAGGGTAATAATTCTTGCTCCAGTTGGGCTATTCATAATATCTCCTGAGAAGTAAAGAAAGTAATTGCCAGGGCGCTAACCCCGGCGTGGAATTAATCTAAAATTAAGGATTTTGGTATAAGTTATTTGTTGTCTAACAGTTGATTTACCTGCTGTCCTCGGCGACCAGTTTTAATTTCATAACGGCGAGTCAGGTTATCTTGATAGTTCATATCTCTAGCGGCAGCAGAGTTGACGAAAGCATCGCAATTCTTACCTTGAACCACTGTCGAGGAACTGCTGGTATTTTCTTCATTGCGGTTATTGCGGGTATCTTTGGAGTCACTATTATTTTGACTACCTTGGCTAGCACCGCTACCACTTACGCCAATACCTAAGAAGCTGACACCGCCTCCACCGCCATCATTGTGGCTGCGAGAAGAACTGGAACGAGTACTAGTAGAGGTTGCAAGCGCTAATTTGCTAGAACTGTTACGAGTATTGCTACCTAAACCAACATCACTACACAAAGCACGTGGGTCATTCGCCAAAGTTTTCGGGTCAACCCAAGATTGATGGTCGCCCAATCCTTGAATTTCACTATTACCAACTGGATTACTAGGTGCGCTAGGTGTAGGAGTTTTAGGAGTACCATTACCTACAGCTGCGCCAGGGGTGAGAATACCAGGTTTGAAAATACCAGCAGGCTGTACATCAAAAGGCCCTGCCAATGCTGGTAGTGTAGAGGTCAAAAGAGCAGTAGCTGTTAGCAAAGAGCCAGTTAAGTTACGGAATTTCATGGTCATTCTCCTCAAGTTGAAGTGTTTGTCTTGGGCTTTCACCCTTACACTTACTCAATAGGTTGACTGCGATTAGTTTATGCACCCTGTGGGGAAATTTTTTTTAAATCCTGACTGGGGAATGAGGATGAGGGAGTGTGGGGAGACAAAGGAGTAAGACAAATGACCAATGACAAATACCCACTAAATTGACTGTGAAAACTGGGATAAATAAGTGAATCATCTTGATTGTTTTCACTGAAATATGCAGTACCCTTTAGAACTTACCTTCAAATTTTGGGCTTTAGCGCCACAAATATCGATTGTTGATGGTCAAGGTAATTTGGTTTTCTACGTTAAGCAGAAACTGTTCAAGCTAAAGGAAGCAATTACCATCTTTGCTGACGTAGAACGTACCCGTCCCTTGTATTACATCAAAGCTGACCGAATTATTGACTTTTCGGCACGTTACAACTTCACCGATAGCAATGGTAGAGAGATTGGTGCAGTCAAACGGCGAGGATTGCGATCGCTTTGGCGGGCACGCTATGACATATTTGATGGCGAGACTAGCAATCTCAACATCCAAGAGAAAAATCCTTGGATAAAGGTTGCAGATGCTTTATTTGCAGAGATTCCCGTTCTAGGAATGTTCACTGGTTATGTATTCAATCCAGTCTACTTAGTTAGCCGAACTGATGGTACTGTGGTCATGCGTTTAGAGAAAATCCCCGCTTTTCTCTCGCGAAGATTTACGATCAAAGCTGTCGATCGAATGAGCGATCGCGAAGAAGAACAGGTTTTGCTAAGTTTAATGATGATGCTGCTCTTAGAACGCAATCGTGGCTAGCTAAGAGTCGCTCATTCTAGCAATTCTCGCAGAGGAAAACTATCAATTATTCTCCTCTGCTCTCTTGTCTCCCCACACTCCCTACACTCCCTACACTCCTTTGTCCCATTAATAGCCATCCACAGACCAATGGGGAGGGTCATTACTCAACTTATACACTCCGTAGGTGCTACCTACATTCCATAAAGTTCTATTGAGAGCCGCATTTGGTGGGTCGCCTACAGCCACCATTCGCCCATTACCATCTCTAATATTAATCTTGCCATTCCAAGTAACATTCCAATCAATAGCCAGTCTTTGAATATGGCGAGAATTTAAGGAAACAGGATTGCCACCAATTCCATAAGCATCTAACATCTCATTCGCAGCTTGTACTGAACCAGCATTGGTGTAATGCTCCCACTCGATATTGACTCCAGCCATACTTGGCACGTATTTAGCAGCAATTTCTTGTCTATAAATTCTGGCTGCATAATGCATTAAGTAAGCACGTTCTTTAGGACGATGAGTAGCCGTAACAATTACTTGACATCCTGCATCAATCAGTGATTTTTGAAATGCTTCTACTCTTTGACGAAATGGTGAAGCTAAATCAGAAATTAATTTGCTGGTAGGAAAGCTATCAACCCAATGAGCGCCGCTGAGGCAAAATCTCTGAATTTTTGCATAACTATTTAAAATATCCAATGCTTGAGTTAAATCTTGCCCTAGTTTTTGCTTAGTAGTATTACTTAGTGCCTCTTCTAGTTCGCTACGCAAGCGGACATCTCTTTTTTTGTATGCTTCGGCTAACCCTTTACTACTTGTATCACCAAAGTCTCCATCTACTTTTAAAGCAGGATTTAATTGCCCAGTTTTATTTAAAGATGTTTGTAAATCTTTAACCTCTGCTTCTCCAAAACCAAGATAACTGAGCAATGTATTAGCTGGAATATTCAGTTTTAAAATCAAACCCCGATCGAGCGCTTTGGCATAGGTCATATTGCCAACAACACCATCAGCAGTTAAGCCATTTCTTTGTTGATAGCTGCGAGTTGCTTGGTCTGTTTGTTTCCCAAAGTCACCATCAGCAACCCCAATCGGAAATTCAGAATCTTTTAAAAAGCTTTGCCAAGCACGAACAACATCTCCTTCTGAACCAAGTTTAATGACTGGTAATTTTAGAATGCTGACATTAAAAGCCATAATTTTCTCCAAACTCAAAATTATAGACTTCTTGCAAAAGGCTACATAATATATCTCGTAATTTTAATGATACTTTGCCCCTTGACTATGTTTATTATGCGCTTTTACAAGCTGTCTATTTATTCGTAAACTATGAGAATTAAAACTAGCATTTGCTATTTAATTCTCATAGTTTTGCCTAATTTGTAATTTTAAATGACTTAATTATTTAATAAGTTAAGTAGGCAGCAATAAATCTAACTACGTTAAGACCATGAGGATAAAAAAGCCCTACTTAGTGAATGCCAAAAATCGGCGTTCCTAACTTTGTAATCAAGGATAAATCATAGCCTTAACTAGTTAATTTATTTGTGCCACGCTACTTAACTAACCAATTAATTTCTGCCAAGAAGCAGGGCCGACAATTCCATCAGCGAGTAATCCATTTTGCTTTTGAAAGTTTTTCACACTCACCTCTGTCTGCGGGCCATATACACCATCGACTTCAACACCTAAACGATATTGCAAATAGCGAATAACCGGGCCCCCAGCATGATTTAGGCGAATGATTCTTTTGGCTAAAATCAGATTAATTGCATCCCATGTAGCTTTGTCAGCATTTCCAGTTTCAGAAATTCCCACAATTTTTTGAAATTTGGCTACCGCAGAACTTGTAGCGCTTCCGGCTATGCCATCTTCCACTAAACTTTTACCATTTTTATCAGTTATCTTCAGTTGATTCAAAGTTTTTTGTAGTCTCTGAATTGTAGTATCTACATTCTGTTCTTCATCTGGTACTGGGTTGACAGGAGTAGTGGGTAATTTACCTGTTAAGCCTTTGACAATTGCATTCGCCAGTGCTTCCGGATTAAAAAGATTCATATCTTTTTGTGAATCGAGGAAGCAACCTTCTACAAGAATCGCGGGCATATTTGTATTTCTCAGAACATATAAATGGGAACCACTTTTAACACCCCGATTAAAAAATCCTAATTTGATAATTTCATCTAATACTGGTTTAGCAATTTTTCGACTACTTTCGCTACCAGCAAATACTTCTGTGCCGTTTGCTTGTCCGTTAAAAGAATTAAAGTGAATGGATACATACACATCCACTTTATTAGAATTTGCTTTGTCGCATCTTTGAGCAAGTGATTGAGTTACTGTGCTAGCTCTATCTGGTTTACAAGGTATGACTTGATGCCCTAAAGCTTGGAGCTTCGATATTACTCTATTTCCCACATCTAAGGTTAAATTATCCTCAAATTTGAGGCCTCTCGCTCCGGTGTCTGGAGGGCAATTATGCCCAATATCAACGCCAAATTTCATGAATCTATCCTCCACTTAATTTTTCTACTAGTTTAAATGTCCGATATGCTTTGATAACCCTCTTTTATACATTTGCCTAGAGAAAAATAAATTTTCCATCTCAAAAATCGCAGTGACTAGAAAAAATTTATACCACAAATGTTGTTAACTTAACTCTAACGAAAGTCATAAAATAGATAATAATTTCTAAACTTGAACAGAAAGATTTTTAACTACAAGTTGCAGAAAATAAATTCCTGGAATTTAACAAAACTTTTTTTCACTTAACATACCCTCAAGGCTCCCATCTTGCACCCAGCTAGAGAAAATCGCAAAAGCTAAATAAAGAGCGCAGAATATTACAATACCTCTTTTATACTTAGTTGTAATTTTGACGCTAAATATTTAAGTGCAATCTGTAGGGGAGCCAGTGCGTTGGACTGGTTTCCAAAGCAGCCGCTTGCGGGGGTTTCATATAACTCCTATTTGATTTTCAAGAAAATTTCGTACATCCTCATATTCAAGTCTGTTCGCTATTGCCCCTTACTAGATTGCTATAACTAAACAATATGACTTAATAAAAATGCCAGTAAGAATGTATGAATAACCAGCCCGAACAATTTGCTAGTGATAATAACTCTGGTATTTGTCCAGAAGCCTGGGAGTATATGCTTAAAGCCAATCAAGGGAGCGCTCCTGCTTATGGTAATGATGTATGGACGCAAAAAGCAACCGATTATTTTCGCGAACTGTTTGAAATAGATTGCAAAGTATTTTTTGCTTTCAACGGTACAGCAGCAAACTCTCTATCTTTAGCTGCACTTTGTCAGTCTTATCACAGCGTTATCTGTCATGAAATATCCCACATCGAAACAGATGAATGTGGCGCACCAGAGTATGCTTCTAACGGTTCTAAATTATTACTAGCTAAAGGTGAAAATGGCAAGTTAACAGCAGAAGCTATAGAGGTGCTGGTGACTAAACGCACTGATATTCATTATCCTAAACCGAAAGTAATTAGCATTACCCAAGCAACTGAATTAGGTACTTTATATACGCCGGACGAACTTTTAAGTATTAAAGAAACTGCTCAAAAGCATAACTTAAAAATCCATATGGATGGCGCTCGCTTTGCAAATGCAGTCGCCGCTATGAATAAAAGTCCTGCTGAAATTACTTGGAAGAGTGGTGTAGATGTGTTGTGTTTTTGTGGCACGAAAAATGGTATGGCTTTAGGCGAAGCAATACTTTTCTTTAACAAAGCATTAGCCGAAGATTTTGACTATCGTATCAAACAAGCTGGACAATTAGCTTCAAAAATGCGCTTTATTTCTGCCCCTTGGTTGGGCTTATTAGAAACTGGTGCGTGGTTGAAAAATGCACGCCATGCAAATCAATGTGCTGCATATTTAGAACATAAGTTATTAGGCATAGATGGTGTTGAAATAATGTTTCCCAGAGAAGCTAATGCTGTATTTGCAAAACTACCTGAATATACAATTCAAATTCTTAAAGAAAAAGGCTGGCAGTTTTATACATTTATTGGTGTAGGAGGAGTTCGTTTTATGTGTTCTTGGAATACAACACAATCTAGAATTGATGAACTGGTTAATGATATCAAAAATGCAATTTAAGTAAACTATTACGTATTTAAATTTTAGATTTCGCGTTAGGGTTGTCAAGAGTCAATAGTCCAGGTTCAAAAGCTAGCTTGGGCTATTGAACGCCAGTTACCTATCACTTACTACATGGCGAGAAAACTTTCGGCAGTCGTGACTATAGTAAGTATCGAAAAATTTTATGGTAAAAATTTAGTAACAGGATAGAGACACAAAATGCACAAAAGACAACTATCTGTGGTTTTCTTTTTATAAGATTAATATTTGCTAGAGATTGAATATTGGCTATAACTAGGAAATTGTGTTTCTGAGGCTATAGCCAAGCTATCCTATGCCAAAATGAAAGTGATTAATACTTTTAAGGTGAGCGATCGCTCTGAAAGCTAGATAAAGGATTGACCTGAGCAATGGCAGACCCAACCAATCACAATGAAGCGGGAGAGGTAGCTCCCAGCACTGTTGACAAACAGGCCCCCAGTGTCGCTGAAGAACACGCTCCTAGCACTGACGAACCAGTAGCGACAGATCTCCCTACTGCCAACACGCCAGATCCCAAAGCAGCAAACCCAGAAACTAACCCCAATGCTGCTACAACCACAACTGCACCGCCTAAGCGCGAGAAACCCGCAGCCGCTAAAGCGCCAGGAGCAAAACCAGCCGCCGCTAAAGCTGATGGCGAAGAAAAACCCGCCGCTAAAGCAGCAGCAAAAAAAGAGAAAGCTCCAGCAGTTGAAGATAAACCCTTTGCAGAGTTTATACAGCAAGAGTACTTACCAGCTGTACAAAAGGCGATTACTCAGCAGGGTGTCTCAGATTTACAGCTATCTTTTGCAAAACAGAAGGTTCCCATCACTGGCTTTGAATCAGCTGAGGAATGCTGGCAACTTATAGGAAGTTGGCAAAATGGTTTGCGCCAGTTTAACCTTTATTTCCCTGATGAAGATATTCAGGGTAAAAAAGGATTTTCTTGCAATGAAGGTAAAAAACCTAGCACTCTTGAGTCCTTCTTAATTGATGAACGTAAAATCACTCTTGACTTGCTGGTATTTGGTTTAGTACAGCGCTTGAACGGTCAAAAGTGGCTAGGTAGAAATTAGTTAAGAGTCAACAGTCCAAAGTCAAGAGTCAAGAGTTTTAAACAAAGGACAAATGACTAATGACCAATGACTATTAAAGTTCATGAAAATGGTAGGTGACGGCTCCAGTAATGGGGTCGTTATCTATTCTGACGTAACCTGATTTGAACATTTCCTTCAGGCTAGCTTCCACTTCAGCAAAACCGACTCCTGTGGCTTTCACACCTTGAGTAACAGTGAGAGTGCCATTATTTCTTTCTGCTGCTTCAATCAGTTTAACCATGAGTTGGTTGCCACTGGGACGGTAAACTTGAGAGGCGATCGCAGGTTGATTGAGTGGTATTCCCAAGGGAGATAAGCCTGCTTTGGCTCTAAGTTTCAGCTCGTGTTCGTCAACCATACCGGGGATGAGCAAAAGATCCACAAACTGTCCTACGCCAAATAAACCAACGGTACACAGCCACAACACACCTGTTGCAATCTTGCCATTATATAAACGGTGCAGTCCTCCCAAACCAAAAAACCAGGCTGCACACAAGATGTAGGACACAAGAAGACGGTCTTTATTGGTGTTGTTTTCAACATTCATGTTGTTTTCATCCCCTTGGATTCACTCTTGATCTCAGAGACGGGTTTGTGATGCTGATTTGTTTCTTCTCAAATCTTAGATGACTACCGATTTTCCGTGCCTGATTCCGCCAAAATTGAAGTATTGTTGCAACTCTTAACGTTTCTTCTACCTGTTTTGATCCAGCAGCTTGGTAGACTGAATTTTATACAAATGGTTTATTGTCATCTAGTTGCGCCTTGTGAAAGCCCAATTTTGGGTTTTCTGGTGTACTCAAGATAATAAAGACAAAAGAGCAATTAAGACATGGTAGATTCCCTCAAAAAACCAGGCTTTGAAGAATTGCGCCCAGGGATCAAAGTCCCGGCAAAAGAAACACTGTTAACACCCCGGTTTTATACCACCGACTTTGATGAAATGGCGCGGATGGATATCTCCGTCAACGAAGACGAGTTAAAAGCCATTCTCGAAGAGTTCCGCGCTGACTACAACCGCCATCATTTTGTTCGGGATGCCGAGTTTGAACAATCCTGGGATCATATTGATGGGGAAACTCGCCGTTTGTTCGTTGAATTTTTAGAACGTTCCTGTACAGCCGAGTTTTCCGGGTTTTTGCTGTACAAAGAACTCGGACGCCGCTTGAAAGATAAAAGCCCAGTTTTGGCAGAATGCTTCAACTTGATGTCACGAGATGAAGCACGCCATGCAGGCTTTTTGAACAAAGCGATGTCAGACTTTAATCTCTCCCTAGATTTAGGGTTTTTGACTAAGAGCCGGGCTTACACCTTCTTTAAGCCGAAATTTATCTTCTACGCTACCTATCTTTCTGAAAAGATTGGTTATTGGCGGTATATCACCATTTATCGTCATTTAGAAGCGCATCCCGAAGATCGGATTTACCCGATTTTCCGCTTCTTTGAAAATTGGTGTCAGGACGAAAACCGTCATGGTGATTTCTTCGATGCAATCATGAAATCCCAGCCGCAAATGCTGAATGATTGGAAAGCAAGACTATGGAGTCGCTTCTTCCTGTTGTCAGTGTTTGTGACAATGTATCTCAATGACATCCAGCGTCAAGACTTCTATGCATCTATTGGACTGGATGCGCGGGAATACGATATCTATGTAATCAAAAAGACTAACGAAACTGCAGGAAGAGTTTTCCCGTTGATGCTGGATGTAGATAATCCAGAGTTTTATCAACGGTTAGATGATTGCGTTGAAAAGATGGCAAAATTGAACGCGATCGCTAACTCTAAAACTCCTAAATTCCTGCAATTCTTCCAGAAGTTACCACTTTACACTTCCATTGGTTGGCAGATGCTACGGCTGTACCTAATGAAACCGATTGATGCTGTTTCTGCTCAAGGTATGGCGCGTTAATTGATAACGGTTTTAATTAATTTTTAGTGGTTCTGTGTTAACACAGAGCCACTTTTTTATTGCAGTTTGCGTGTCATTGCATATATCACAACACATCGGGAGCAAAATACTGAAAATCAGCGTCAGATAAAGCAATACTTAGAACTATTTTAGATATCACAGATGCACAAGGGTTTGTCCAGTAAGCTGCCGCTTTTATTAACATTCTGCTTATCTACTAGCTTTTTACCTGCCTCTGGCTCAGTTATGTGTTCTGCATTTGCTCATGAAGAATACGGTAGAACAGATAGAGATTATGGTACAGATGGCAGCAAAGGCACTGATGGACGGCCTGGTAGAAGTGGTCGTAACGGTGAAAACCAAACTATTTTTGTTAATGGTTCGCCTGTAAATCTCGATCTCTCAGGTGAAGATGCTGAGGATGGGGAAGATGGTCAACGTGGTTATCGGCCTGACTGCGGTCATCAACCAGATAATGTCAGTCACGACATCCATGCACCAGATGGCGGTGCTGGTGGTGATGGCGGTAAAGGCGGAGATGGCGGAAATGGTGGTTCTCTGACTGTGTATTACAGTAACTTGGCAGACTTGCAGAAAATATCCGTCCGTGCAACTGGGGGCGAAGGCGGACGTGGTGGACGCGGTGCTAACGGCGGCGTCGGTTGTAATTGTCGCAGGCGCAGATGGGAAGTCAAAACTTGTACGGGAACTCCTGGTAGCCCAGATTATAAATGTACAGAAAAAACTTATCGCTGCCATGATGGTAGAGATGGGCGATACGGTACTGATGGTAGCGATGGTAGCCGAGGTCGCTTAGGAACTTTGAGTATTGTTCGAGGTAAAGAATCCTTGGCGGGTGATACGCCAACTTTACAGGCAGCAATTTCCGAACTTTCAGGGAAGCAATTTAACCTCTCCAAAAACAAGTGGAATTTACGCACAGGAGCAACTTCTTTACTTGCTCCTGGTTCTGCGATCGCAGATGAATACCGAGAGTTTGAGCAACGATTAGAAGCAACTTTTCAACTGGTTTGGCAAGAGAGACAACCTATAACCAGCTTTGGCAATCAAGTTACAAAGCTGACTCTCAATGACAACAAACAAGTTGAAATTACCTTCCCTGAGGATTTATGGATTGAGGGTAGCAGCAAAACTGAGGCTAACTTGACAACCTTTACTGTTAACAATGCCATTTCTAAAAAAGATGTGACGCGATTAGCCGTGGCAGAATTTGCTGGTGCAGAAAAAAATCTCAACCTAAAAATAGTAGATTTGGCAGCAAAATCTGATGTCCTTCAAACTCAATTTCGCGTGAAATTCCGGACACAGGATAATTCTTCCGGCTTGTCTGATTATCGGACTGTATATGAAGGTGAAATCCCAGCTGAACTCGTAACCCGGGATTACAATCGCTTTATTCTGGCTTTAGGCAAGCTCCCAATTCCCGCTACTGCCCTCGATCCAGGTGTCAAAGTTGATATAGACGTGATCGCAACTCGCTCATTAGGAGGACGTTCGGCAAAGCAAAGCATTAATTGGCAAGGTCAGATTCGGAGGAGGTGAGAGACTAGGGAGGGTGGGGAGTGTGGGAAGTGTGGGGAGAAATAACTAATAACCTTTGACCTTTGAGCGTTGACTCTGGACTCTTGACAACTGACAAATAACACTTATTTAAATCTTTTATATATATCGGTAATAAAGATTACCAAATCTAAATTATGATTTTATTTATTAATAATTTATTTAGATTTATATGTTGCTTCCGGTTCTGACTCAGCGCTTTCGCAGTCTGTGGCAGCCAAGAAGAGGTTTAGCGATCGCAGAAGCTTCTGTTATCGGTGTTGTTGCTGCACTGTCGGCGGTGTTTCTTAAAGTTGGATCGGGATGGTTGGGCACATGGCGAGTCCATAGTTCCCACATTTTACCAGCATGGTTGGCTTTACCTTTGGTGGGGATGGCTTTTGGATTTCTCGCAGGTTGGCTAGTGCAACGGTTTGCGCCGGAAGCATCAGGTAGCGGTATCCCGCAAGTGAAAGCGACGTTGGCTAATGTGCCGATGACTCTGTCTTGGCGTGTGGCAGCTGTGAAGTTAGTCAGCGCTATTATTGCGTTGGGTTCCGGTATAACTCTAGGGCGACAAGGCCCCACCGTTCAAGTAGGGGCTGGTTTGGCAGCCGGAATGAGTCGTTGGGTTCCTACTTCCCCAGATCATCGGCGACAGATGATTGCGGCAGGTGCGGGTGCGGGTTTGGCAGCTGCGTTTAATGCCCCGATCGCAGGCGTACTTTTTATCGTGGAAGAGTTACTCCAAGATTTATCCGGGATAACTTTAGGAACTGCAATTATCGCCTCGTTTATTGGTGGGGTAATTTCGCGGTTATTAGGTGGTGGTAGTCTTGACCTGAATCTGCCTTTGACTCGATCCTTGAGTCAATTTTCGATCCCAGAAATTCCCTTTTTCTTATTGTTGGGTGTCTTGGCAGGGTTGTTGGCTGCCTTATTTAATCAGGGTCTAGTTTTTAGTATAAAACTTTATCGAAGATTGCACGTCAGTTTACCGTTAAGAGTCGCTTTAGCTGGTTTTATTTCTGGTTGTGTTGTGGCATTACTCCCTACTTCTTTCCGTGATAATACAGGCTTAAGAGAATATTTAATTACGGGTTCAGAAAATCCTTTATTAGCTGCGATCGCTTTTGTTGCTCAGTTCCTTCTCACTTTGGTAGCCTTTGGTTCTGGCGCACCTGGAGGATTATTTGCTCCCAGCCTCATTTTGGGTACTTGTTTAGGACATATTGTGGGTGTGTTTGAATCCCAACTTTTAGGCGGAGGTTCCCCAATGACCTACGCTTTAGCCGGAATGGGGGGATTTTTTAGCGCCGTTTCTAAAGTACCAATCACAGCAATTGTGATTGTGTTCGAGATGACGACAGATTTTAACTTGGTGCTTCCTTTGATGATTGTGTCTGTGACTTCTTATTTAGTTGCAGAGAAGGTAGTGCCTGGTTCGCTTTATGAAAAACTTTTACAGTTAAATGGCATCACTCTAACTTCCAATGCTCCTGTAGAGGGTATACTCACAACGCTAACGGCTAAAGATGTGATGCAACAACGAGTGGAAACTCTTGATGTGGAGATGACGATTGATGAAGCTATGCAAGCATTCTCTCGTTCCCATCACCGGGGTTTTCCCGTAGTAGAAGAAGGCAAGCTAGTAGGAATTGTTACGCAAACAGACTTACTCAAAATCCGCGAGAGTGCTTCGCACACGCTTCGCGATCGCAATTTCCCAAACGAGACGGCGATTCGAGAAATTATGACGCCCAGCCCGATTACAGTCACACCAAAACACAACCTGCGTAATGTGCTGTATTTACTCGATCGCTATCAAATTAGCCGCTTACCAGTGGTGGAGGGACGAAAACTGATTGGGATTATTACCCGCGCAGATATTATCCGCGCCGAAGCAGATCATCTCAATTGTGATAACGCCACAATGGGGCCCCAACCGGAACCATCTTATGTAGTTTACCAAACACGGGCACCCAACATCGGCAGAGGTAGATTGCTGGTGACAGTGGCTAATCCTGAGACAGCCGGGACTTTATTACAAATGGCCGCAGCCATTGCGCGCGATCGCCACTATGAAATTGAGTGTGTCCAAGTTATTTTAGTATCGCGCCACAGTTCCCCCACCGAAACCCAAGTCAGGACAGCAAAAAGTCGGCGTTTATTACGACAAGCAGAAGTTTTAGCGAAAAAGTGGGACATTCCTTTGCATACACAGATTCGTGTAGCTCACGATGTCGCTCAGGCCATTTTAGAGACAGTTAACGAACGACACATCGACATAATTTTAATGGGCTGGAAAGGTAACACTTCCACCCCAGGCCGGATTTTTGGCACAGTTGTCGATACCATCATTCGCCAAGCCACCTGCGATGTAGTGTTGGTGAAATTGGGTAATTGTCAAGAGTCAAAAGTCAAGAATCAAGAGTCAAAACTTAGCAATCAATATACTTTTAATCGCTGGTTAGTACCGATGGCGGGCGGCCCGAATGCAAGGATGGCGATTAAATTACTTCCGGCTTTGGTGACATTGGGACAAGATCCGCAAATCCGCCTGACACGAGTGTTTAAACCATCTGAGTTAGCACCAGATATGACAGTTTTAGAACAAGCCATTCGTCAACTCATCCGCCGTCGCAAATTGTCCAGTACTGTATTTGCGTCTCCAGTTAAAGCTGATTCAGTACCCCAAGGCGTAATTAACCTTGTGAAAACCGAAGGTTACGATGTCGTGGTTTTAGGGGCTTCGCGGGAGGGGTTATTGCAGCAGGCAATTCAAGGTAACATTCCGGAAGCGATCGCCTCTGGTGTAGAAAGTACAGTAATTCTAGTTAGGGGTGCGATTAGCAGTAATTAAAAAAACAAAGCCTGCAAAGGCAGGCTGCAACTTAAACTTCTTGGTATTTATGGGAAATTGCAGGATGTCTTAGTGTTAAAAGTTAGAACGTGAAGAGGAGCCTACTACATCACGGTTACTATAAGCGGTATCATCGTTTCTGCGGCTCTTGCGCCCAAATAGACCAAACAAACCTAGTAAACCAAGCAAGCCCCAATCGCCATCGGCGTAATTACCATCAGTTACAGGGCGGTCTGTAGTAGTACCTGTAGTTGTGGTAGTACCATCAGAATTGGTAGTTGTTTGGGCAGAAGCAGGTAAAACTGTAGGCACAATA
The genomic region above belongs to Calothrix sp. NIES-2098 and contains:
- a CDS encoding Cl- channel voltage-gated family protein; this encodes MLLPVLTQRFRSLWQPRRGLAIAEASVIGVVAALSAVFLKVGSGWLGTWRVHSSHILPAWLALPLVGMAFGFLAGWLVQRFAPEASGSGIPQVKATLANVPMTLSWRVAAVKLVSAIIALGSGITLGRQGPTVQVGAGLAAGMSRWVPTSPDHRRQMIAAGAGAGLAAAFNAPIAGVLFIVEELLQDLSGITLGTAIIASFIGGVISRLLGGGSLDLNLPLTRSLSQFSIPEIPFFLLLGVLAGLLAALFNQGLVFSIKLYRRLHVSLPLRVALAGFISGCVVALLPTSFRDNTGLREYLITGSENPLLAAIAFVAQFLLTLVAFGSGAPGGLFAPSLILGTCLGHIVGVFESQLLGGGSPMTYALAGMGGFFSAVSKVPITAIVIVFEMTTDFNLVLPLMIVSVTSYLVAEKVVPGSLYEKLLQLNGITLTSNAPVEGILTTLTAKDVMQQRVETLDVEMTIDEAMQAFSRSHHRGFPVVEEGKLVGIVTQTDLLKIRESASHTLRDRNFPNETAIREIMTPSPITVTPKHNLRNVLYLLDRYQISRLPVVEGRKLIGIITRADIIRAEADHLNCDNATMGPQPEPSYVVYQTRAPNIGRGRLLVTVANPETAGTLLQMAAAIARDRHYEIECVQVILVSRHSSPTETQVRTAKSRRLLRQAEVLAKKWDIPLHTQIRVAHDVAQAILETVNERHIDIILMGWKGNTSTPGRIFGTVVDTIIRQATCDVVLVKLGNCQESKVKNQESKLSNQYTFNRWLVPMAGGPNARMAIKLLPALVTLGQDPQIRLTRVFKPSELAPDMTVLEQAIRQLIRRRKLSSTVFASPVKADSVPQGVINLVKTEGYDVVVLGASREGLLQQAIQGNIPEAIASGVESTVILVRGAISSN